A single genomic interval of Psychroserpens sp. NJDZ02 harbors:
- a CDS encoding SAM-dependent methyltransferase, giving the protein MMTKGKLYLIPCTLGDSNPFHVLPAQVKTIIDSLDTFVVENSKAARKFIKSIAPEKQQSSLNLFELNKFTEPTDLPNFIKPCLEGQNLGLISDAGCPGIADPGADIVSLAHKNNIQVVPLVGPSSILLAMMASGMNGQSFAFNGYLPIDKSEKKSELKRLERLSFEHNQTQSFIETPYRNNKLLEDLCSILSDSTEICVACDITLPTEFIKTQTVSQWKKNSVDLHKRPTLFIIHKSQY; this is encoded by the coding sequence AGGAAAACTATATTTAATACCTTGTACACTAGGAGACTCCAATCCATTCCATGTACTACCAGCGCAAGTAAAAACTATTATTGATAGTTTAGATACCTTTGTTGTCGAAAACTCTAAAGCCGCTAGAAAATTTATAAAAAGTATTGCTCCAGAGAAGCAACAGTCAAGTTTAAACCTTTTTGAACTTAATAAATTTACAGAACCTACAGATTTACCAAATTTTATAAAACCTTGTTTAGAAGGTCAGAATTTAGGTTTAATATCTGATGCTGGTTGCCCAGGAATTGCAGATCCTGGTGCTGACATTGTAAGTTTAGCACATAAAAATAACATACAAGTTGTCCCACTAGTTGGACCGTCTTCTATCCTACTAGCTATGATGGCCTCTGGAATGAATGGTCAAAGTTTTGCTTTTAACGGATATTTACCTATTGACAAAAGTGAAAAGAAATCAGAATTAAAACGTTTAGAACGTTTAAGTTTTGAACACAACCAAACGCAATCGTTTATTGAAACGCCTTATAGAAATAATAAGCTATTAGAAGACCTTTGCAGTATCTTAAGTGATAGTACGGAGATTTGTGTTGCTTGTGACATTACATTGCCTACAGAGTTTATTAAAACGCAAACAGTAAGTCAATGGAAAAAAAATAGTGTTGACCTACATAAGAGACCAACACTATTTATAATTCACAAAAGCCAATATTAA
- a CDS encoding peptidoglycan-binding protein LysM, producing MKINIGKLLSLTFTIAILLLVVFINTENNTTLVNDIETENVDFEALQYVNIASNLKFVQKPLFSPQLGKSFTGFKEALGFKESQNDYFRVNQFGYLGKYQFGKSTLRVLGIYHPQFFLSNPELQEKAFIANTQRNKWVLRKDIKRFKNTYIKGVKITESGILAAAHLAGPGSVKKFLRSYGETGFADANGTTIKYYMKKFSGYDTSLIKPLKKVRVKYESA from the coding sequence ATGAAAATAAATATTGGAAAGTTATTATCCCTAACGTTTACAATAGCAATTTTACTACTAGTCGTTTTTATTAATACTGAAAATAACACAACACTAGTAAATGACATTGAAACAGAAAACGTTGACTTTGAAGCGTTACAATATGTTAATATTGCTTCAAATTTAAAGTTTGTCCAAAAACCATTATTCTCGCCTCAATTAGGTAAAAGTTTTACTGGTTTTAAAGAAGCTTTAGGATTTAAAGAATCTCAAAACGATTATTTTAGAGTTAATCAATTTGGTTACCTAGGTAAATATCAATTTGGGAAAAGTACATTAAGAGTATTAGGTATTTATCATCCACAATTCTTTTTAAGTAATCCAGAATTACAAGAAAAGGCGTTTATTGCTAATACACAACGTAACAAGTGGGTTTTACGTAAGGATATCAAACGTTTTAAGAACACGTACATTAAAGGTGTTAAGATTACAGAATCAGGTATATTAGCTGCAGCGCATTTAGCAGGACCTGGAAGTGTAAAGAAATTTCTTAGAAGTTATGGAGAAACTGGATTTGCGGATGCAAACGGGACAACCATAAAGTATTACATGAAAAAGTTTTCAGGATACGATACGTCTTTGATAAAACCATTAAAAAAGGTTAGAGTAAAATACGAAAGCGCTTAA